A window of the Lolium perenne isolate Kyuss_39 chromosome 7, Kyuss_2.0, whole genome shotgun sequence genome harbors these coding sequences:
- the LOC127314257 gene encoding succinate dehydrogenase subunit 6, mitochondrial, whose protein sequence is MGIGEHFEGVKQHWASNFAFLDYFKKVYGRDQPLPKWSDADVDEFIASDPVYGPQLKALRESRKFALGGALVGAAHLGGVAIKYSKSPHGVVLATGFGALTGAVLGSEVAEHWYQLYKMDKQGANLRFIYWWEDKVSGQKN, encoded by the exons atggggaTCGGCGAGCACTTCGAGGGCGTGAAGCAGCACTGGGCGAGCAACTTCGCCTTCCTCGACTACTTCAAGAAGGTCTACGGCCGCGACCAGCCCCTCCCCAAGTGGTCCGACGCCGACGTCGACGAGTTCATCGCCTCCGACCCCGTCTACGGCCCCCAG CTCAAGGCCCTGAGGGAGTCCAGGAAGTTCGCGCTCGGCGGGGCCCTCGTCGGCGCCGCGCACCTCGGCGGCGTcgccatcaagtactccaagagcCCGCACG GTGTCGTGCTGGCGACCGGGTTCGGAGCGCTCACCGGCGCCGTGCTCGGATCGGAGGTGGCCGAGCACTGGTACCAGCTCTACAAGATGGACAAGCAGGGGGCCAACCTCAGGTTCATCTACTGGTGGGAGGACAAGGTCTCAG GCCAGAAGAACTGA